The proteins below are encoded in one region of Solenopsis invicta isolate M01_SB chromosome 8, UNIL_Sinv_3.0, whole genome shotgun sequence:
- the LOC105198175 gene encoding solute carrier family 25 member 40 isoform X3, whose product MWFFHSLGIDWNMFCDCIYTDVFLNAALKEVENSREDALIKISKTEGVTSLWSGLSPTLVLAIPATVVYFVSYEQLRLYLKDTYNKKFKKKGSSVEQPFWIPILAGGTARIWAATLVSPLELIRTKMQSQKLSYAEITQTLKTFVKYSGISGLWMGLSSTLLRDVPFSAIYWLNYESIKRLYSAYSTQQTFAFSLAAGAVAGSIAAFFTIPFDVVKTHRQIEMGEKEIYSDKPIRSSTTWAIIQRIYQQNGLKGLFTGLTPRLVKVAPACAIMIATFEHGKRFFQLYNARETIELEIECDVHLLQHKSNSTK is encoded by the exons atgtggtttttccactctctcggaaTAGACTGGAATATGTTCTGTGACTGTATATACACGGATGTTTTTCTGAACGCAGCTTTAAAGGAAGTAGAGAACAGTAGAGAA gatgctttaataaaaataagtaaaacggAAGGCGTGACATCATTATGGAGTGGCTTAAGTCCTACTCTTGTTCTAGCTATACCTGCAACTGTTGTATACTTTGTTTCATATGAACAATTAAGATTATATCTTAAG gACACATataacaaaaagtttaaaaagaagGGATCTAGTGTAGAACAACCTTTTTGGATTCCTATTTTAGCTGGTGGCACTGCGCGAATCTGGGCTGCAACACTGGTGAGTCCATTGGAGTTGATAAGAACAAAAATGCAATCTCAGAAACTAAGTTATGCAG aaataacaCAGACATTGAAAACGTTTGTGAAGTATAGCGGCATTTCTGGTTTATGGATGGGATTGAGTTCGACTCTTCTTCGTGATGTTCCTTTTAGCGCTATATACTGGTTAAATTATGAGAGTATAAAAAGGCTGTACAGTGCATATAGTACACAACAAACTTTTGCTTTTAGTCTGGCAGCAGGAGCTGTAGCTGGATCT atCGCAGCATTTTTCACTATTCCGTTTGATGTGGTAAAAACACACAGGCAAATCGAAATGggtgaaaaagaaatttattcagATAAGCCTATTCGTAGCAGTACCACATGGGCCATAATACAAAGGATCTATCAACAGAACGGATTGAAAGGTTTATTCACAGGACTAACACCACGTTTAGTGAAGGTAGCCCCAGCTTGTGCAATTATGATTGCGACCTTTGAACATGGCAAGCGTTTCTTTCAATTGTACAATGCTAGGGAGACTATTGAATTGGAGATTGAATGTgatgtacatttattacaacACAAATCTAATAGTACGAAATGA
- the LOC105198175 gene encoding solute carrier family 25 member 40 isoform X1, which translates to MFTMNKLTNVPSNAHIDLDDPRFRIRPYQQMVASCTGAVITSVIVTPLDVVKIRLQTQQKAMLSNKCFLYCNGLMDHLCPCSNGKMPEWMRRNGKFNGTVDALIKISKTEGVTSLWSGLSPTLVLAIPATVVYFVSYEQLRLYLKDTYNKKFKKKGSSVEQPFWIPILAGGTARIWAATLVSPLELIRTKMQSQKLSYAEITQTLKTFVKYSGISGLWMGLSSTLLRDVPFSAIYWLNYESIKRLYSAYSTQQTFAFSLAAGAVAGSIAAFFTIPFDVVKTHRQIEMGEKEIYSDKPIRSSTTWAIIQRIYQQNGLKGLFTGLTPRLVKVAPACAIMIATFEHGKRFFQLYNARETIELEIECDVHLLQHKSNSTK; encoded by the exons ATGTTTACGATGAATAAATTAACCAACGTACCGTCGAACGCGCATATTGACTTGGATGATCCAAGATTTCGTATTAGACCATATCAACAAATGGTGGCTTCTTGCACCGGTGCAGTCATCACGTCGGTCATTG TAACTCCATTGGATGTGGTGAAAATACGTCTTCAAACACAACAGAAAGCGATgctttcaaataaatgttttttatattgtaatggTTTAATGGATCATTTGTGTCCTTGTAGCAATGGTAAAATGCCTGAATGGATGAGAAGAAATGGAAAATTTAATGGAACAGTT gatgctttaataaaaataagtaaaacggAAGGCGTGACATCATTATGGAGTGGCTTAAGTCCTACTCTTGTTCTAGCTATACCTGCAACTGTTGTATACTTTGTTTCATATGAACAATTAAGATTATATCTTAAG gACACATataacaaaaagtttaaaaagaagGGATCTAGTGTAGAACAACCTTTTTGGATTCCTATTTTAGCTGGTGGCACTGCGCGAATCTGGGCTGCAACACTGGTGAGTCCATTGGAGTTGATAAGAACAAAAATGCAATCTCAGAAACTAAGTTATGCAG aaataacaCAGACATTGAAAACGTTTGTGAAGTATAGCGGCATTTCTGGTTTATGGATGGGATTGAGTTCGACTCTTCTTCGTGATGTTCCTTTTAGCGCTATATACTGGTTAAATTATGAGAGTATAAAAAGGCTGTACAGTGCATATAGTACACAACAAACTTTTGCTTTTAGTCTGGCAGCAGGAGCTGTAGCTGGATCT atCGCAGCATTTTTCACTATTCCGTTTGATGTGGTAAAAACACACAGGCAAATCGAAATGggtgaaaaagaaatttattcagATAAGCCTATTCGTAGCAGTACCACATGGGCCATAATACAAAGGATCTATCAACAGAACGGATTGAAAGGTTTATTCACAGGACTAACACCACGTTTAGTGAAGGTAGCCCCAGCTTGTGCAATTATGATTGCGACCTTTGAACATGGCAAGCGTTTCTTTCAATTGTACAATGCTAGGGAGACTATTGAATTGGAGATTGAATGTgatgtacatttattacaacACAAATCTAATAGTACGAAATGA
- the LOC105198175 gene encoding solute carrier family 25 member 40 isoform X5 yields MIQDFVLDHINKWWLLAPVQSSRRSLDALIKISKTEGVTSLWSGLSPTLVLAIPATVVYFVSYEQLRLYLKDTYNKKFKKKGSSVEQPFWIPILAGGTARIWAATLVSPLELIRTKMQSQKLSYAEITQTLKTFVKYSGISGLWMGLSSTLLRDVPFSAIYWLNYESIKRLYSAYSTQQTFAFSLAAGAVAGSIAAFFTIPFDVVKTHRQIEMGEKEIYSDKPIRSSTTWAIIQRIYQQNGLKGLFTGLTPRLVKVAPACAIMIATFEHGKRFFQLYNARETIELEIECDVHLLQHKSNSTK; encoded by the exons ATGATCCAAGATTTCGTATTAGACCATATCAACAAATGGTGGCTTCTTGCACCGGTGCAGTCATCACGTCGGTCATTG gatgctttaataaaaataagtaaaacggAAGGCGTGACATCATTATGGAGTGGCTTAAGTCCTACTCTTGTTCTAGCTATACCTGCAACTGTTGTATACTTTGTTTCATATGAACAATTAAGATTATATCTTAAG gACACATataacaaaaagtttaaaaagaagGGATCTAGTGTAGAACAACCTTTTTGGATTCCTATTTTAGCTGGTGGCACTGCGCGAATCTGGGCTGCAACACTGGTGAGTCCATTGGAGTTGATAAGAACAAAAATGCAATCTCAGAAACTAAGTTATGCAG aaataacaCAGACATTGAAAACGTTTGTGAAGTATAGCGGCATTTCTGGTTTATGGATGGGATTGAGTTCGACTCTTCTTCGTGATGTTCCTTTTAGCGCTATATACTGGTTAAATTATGAGAGTATAAAAAGGCTGTACAGTGCATATAGTACACAACAAACTTTTGCTTTTAGTCTGGCAGCAGGAGCTGTAGCTGGATCT atCGCAGCATTTTTCACTATTCCGTTTGATGTGGTAAAAACACACAGGCAAATCGAAATGggtgaaaaagaaatttattcagATAAGCCTATTCGTAGCAGTACCACATGGGCCATAATACAAAGGATCTATCAACAGAACGGATTGAAAGGTTTATTCACAGGACTAACACCACGTTTAGTGAAGGTAGCCCCAGCTTGTGCAATTATGATTGCGACCTTTGAACATGGCAAGCGTTTCTTTCAATTGTACAATGCTAGGGAGACTATTGAATTGGAGATTGAATGTgatgtacatttattacaacACAAATCTAATAGTACGAAATGA
- the LOC105198175 gene encoding solute carrier family 25 member 40 isoform X2, whose product MFTMNKLTNVPSNAHIDLDDPRFRIRPYQQMVASCTGAVITSVIVTPLDVVKIRLQTQQKAMLSNKCFLYCNGLMDHLCPCSNGKMPEWMRRNGKFNGTVDTYNKKFKKKGSSVEQPFWIPILAGGTARIWAATLVSPLELIRTKMQSQKLSYAEITQTLKTFVKYSGISGLWMGLSSTLLRDVPFSAIYWLNYESIKRLYSAYSTQQTFAFSLAAGAVAGSIAAFFTIPFDVVKTHRQIEMGEKEIYSDKPIRSSTTWAIIQRIYQQNGLKGLFTGLTPRLVKVAPACAIMIATFEHGKRFFQLYNARETIELEIECDVHLLQHKSNSTK is encoded by the exons ATGTTTACGATGAATAAATTAACCAACGTACCGTCGAACGCGCATATTGACTTGGATGATCCAAGATTTCGTATTAGACCATATCAACAAATGGTGGCTTCTTGCACCGGTGCAGTCATCACGTCGGTCATTG TAACTCCATTGGATGTGGTGAAAATACGTCTTCAAACACAACAGAAAGCGATgctttcaaataaatgttttttatattgtaatggTTTAATGGATCATTTGTGTCCTTGTAGCAATGGTAAAATGCCTGAATGGATGAGAAGAAATGGAAAATTTAATGGAACAGTT gACACATataacaaaaagtttaaaaagaagGGATCTAGTGTAGAACAACCTTTTTGGATTCCTATTTTAGCTGGTGGCACTGCGCGAATCTGGGCTGCAACACTGGTGAGTCCATTGGAGTTGATAAGAACAAAAATGCAATCTCAGAAACTAAGTTATGCAG aaataacaCAGACATTGAAAACGTTTGTGAAGTATAGCGGCATTTCTGGTTTATGGATGGGATTGAGTTCGACTCTTCTTCGTGATGTTCCTTTTAGCGCTATATACTGGTTAAATTATGAGAGTATAAAAAGGCTGTACAGTGCATATAGTACACAACAAACTTTTGCTTTTAGTCTGGCAGCAGGAGCTGTAGCTGGATCT atCGCAGCATTTTTCACTATTCCGTTTGATGTGGTAAAAACACACAGGCAAATCGAAATGggtgaaaaagaaatttattcagATAAGCCTATTCGTAGCAGTACCACATGGGCCATAATACAAAGGATCTATCAACAGAACGGATTGAAAGGTTTATTCACAGGACTAACACCACGTTTAGTGAAGGTAGCCCCAGCTTGTGCAATTATGATTGCGACCTTTGAACATGGCAAGCGTTTCTTTCAATTGTACAATGCTAGGGAGACTATTGAATTGGAGATTGAATGTgatgtacatttattacaacACAAATCTAATAGTACGAAATGA
- the LOC105198175 gene encoding solute carrier family 25 member 40 isoform X4, translating to MFTMNKLTNVPSNAHIDLDDPRFRIRPYQQMVASCTGAVITSVIVTPLDVVKIRLQTQQKAMLSNKCFLYCNGLMDHLCPCSNGKMPEWMRRNGKFNGTVDALIKISKTEGVTSLWSGLSPTLVLAIPATVVYFVSYEQLRLYLKDTYNKKFKKKGSSVEQPFWIPILAGGTARIWAATLVSPLELIRTKMQSQKLSYAEITQTLKTFVKYSGISGLWMGLSSTLLRDVPFSAIYWLNYESIKRLYSAYSTQQTFAFSLAAGAVAGSVCISYKNTGQKVHYILAAKNTGLTFPGLKGFNHSDRSIFHYSV from the exons ATGTTTACGATGAATAAATTAACCAACGTACCGTCGAACGCGCATATTGACTTGGATGATCCAAGATTTCGTATTAGACCATATCAACAAATGGTGGCTTCTTGCACCGGTGCAGTCATCACGTCGGTCATTG TAACTCCATTGGATGTGGTGAAAATACGTCTTCAAACACAACAGAAAGCGATgctttcaaataaatgttttttatattgtaatggTTTAATGGATCATTTGTGTCCTTGTAGCAATGGTAAAATGCCTGAATGGATGAGAAGAAATGGAAAATTTAATGGAACAGTT gatgctttaataaaaataagtaaaacggAAGGCGTGACATCATTATGGAGTGGCTTAAGTCCTACTCTTGTTCTAGCTATACCTGCAACTGTTGTATACTTTGTTTCATATGAACAATTAAGATTATATCTTAAG gACACATataacaaaaagtttaaaaagaagGGATCTAGTGTAGAACAACCTTTTTGGATTCCTATTTTAGCTGGTGGCACTGCGCGAATCTGGGCTGCAACACTGGTGAGTCCATTGGAGTTGATAAGAACAAAAATGCAATCTCAGAAACTAAGTTATGCAG aaataacaCAGACATTGAAAACGTTTGTGAAGTATAGCGGCATTTCTGGTTTATGGATGGGATTGAGTTCGACTCTTCTTCGTGATGTTCCTTTTAGCGCTATATACTGGTTAAATTATGAGAGTATAAAAAGGCTGTACAGTGCATATAGTACACAACAAACTTTTGCTTTTAGTCTGGCAGCAGGAGCTGTAGCTGGATCTGTatgtatttcatataaaaatacag GCCAAAAAGTTCATTACATACTTGCCGCAAAAAACACGGGACTTACTTTCCCTGGACTAAAGGGATTTAACCACTCTG atCGCAGCATTTTTCACTATTCCGTTTGA